The stretch of DNA GGAACTTAATTATTTATTGTATTTGGATACGGATCTGGATAATTTTACCATGGGAGCCTGGCTACAAGATGCATTTTTAGGGTTAAAAAATCTTACAAAATGGAACCGAACAGCAATTGTTACCGATAATGAAAGTATTCAGAATTTCACGGCTATTTTCAGCGTTCTGATGCCCGGCGAATTCAAATCATTTCCAAAAGAAAATTTATACAACGCTCTTTACTGGTGTAAAAACGGTAATGAAGTTGAAGCATAAAAATACTAGCCACGAATGTACGAATCCATTTATTCGTGCATTCATGGTTAAAAAATAACCTCTTCACTTTTGGGATTTAAGCTAGTCTCTACCGAAATGATATTCTCATACATCATTTCATATTCTTCAGCCTGGAAACCTCACACTACTCAATAAGTTCAGCCAGCTCTAATGCACAGCCCCAAGCTACTGTAAAGCCTGAACCTCCGTGGCCATAATTATGAAAAACATTGGGATATTGGGGATCAAATGTAAAACGTACTTCATGACGTTTAGGCCTCAAGCCTACTACTTTTTCTAAAATCACAGGATTTTCCATAGAAATTCCCGCTTCATGAAAACGGGTTAAAATCAAATTTGTATCGTGGTCATCTGTTTCCATATTCCAGTCATTAAGATAGTCAGTACCTCCAATAATACAGTCTGTGCTTCTCCTGATAACATAGCTCAAAGCATTGTTTCGGGTAGAGTTTACACATGAATGAACATCGAACTGTTCTGTTCTTAATATCTGCCCACGCATAGGTAAAAGTTCTTCATCCTGACAAATTGATTTTGCCCCAAGTCCTGTACAATTGACAACATAGGCATCCAATTCACTTAACTGCTTCAAAGTATCTATTTCTAATTTCTCAAACATTCCTCCATTGGCAAGGAAACGTTCGAAAAGATTCGGCAAATATAACCAGGGCTCCGCTAGTGGTACGGTAGCTACATAAGCTGTTTCTGCACCAAGTGGCAATTCTTTCTCTACAGCATCACGAACAGATCCT from Chryseobacterium piperi encodes:
- a CDS encoding SpoIIAA family protein; amino-acid sequence: MITIIPEAPENVAAFSATGEVTREDFENLVIPHVKKKVDQFEELNYLLYLDTDLDNFTMGAWLQDAFLGLKNLTKWNRTAIVTDNESIQNFTAIFSVLMPGEFKSFPKENLYNALYWCKNGNEVEA
- a CDS encoding FAD-dependent oxidoreductase, whose amino-acid sequence is MKQVTVVGCGIIGLTSAIALQERGWKVRLLAKERFEDTLSQKVGAIWFPFAINPIEDANRWGSRSYQRYLQEQLPDNGVSFIPFTVVYNTSSDTSWTQKLPEGSVRDAVEKELPLGAETAYVATVPLAEPWLYLPNLFERFLANGGMFEKLEIDTLKQLSELDAYVVNCTGLGAKSICQDEELLPMRGQILRTEQFDVHSCVNSTRNNALSYVIRRSTDCIIGGTDYLNDWNMETDDHDTNLILTRFHEAGISMENPVILEKVVGLRPKRHEVRFTFDPQYPNVFHNYGHGGSGFTVAWGCALELAELIE